In Siniperca chuatsi isolate FFG_IHB_CAS linkage group LG16, ASM2008510v1, whole genome shotgun sequence, the following proteins share a genomic window:
- the LOC122863043 gene encoding cytochrome P450 2K1-like isoform X1, whose amino-acid sequence MEISDLFLQSSSSVALLGALVVLLLVYLVSSSIFSSQEYGKEPPGPRPLPVLGNLLQLDLKRPYNTLLELSKKYGSVFTVYFGPKKVVVLAGYKTVKEALVNHAEEFGDRDPMQIMHDSTQGNGVIWSNGDSWKEMRRFALTNLRDFGMGKKACEDKIIEECDYLIEVFKKFKGEAFDTTQPINYAVSNIICSIVYGSRFEYDDPAFTSLVDRTNRNIQLVGSPSVQVYNMFPLIGKWFADRKEFQKLNAANKKQNLQLFSRLKETLNPQMCRGLVDAFLVRKQNLEESGITNSHFHNENLTITVMNLFVAGTDTTAATLRWGLLLMAKYPKIQDQVQEELSRVIGSRQVQVEDRKNLPFTDAVIHETQRLANIIPMALPHKTSQDVVFQGHFIKKGTTVYPLLTSVLYDESEWERPHTFYPAHFLDKDGKFVTRDAFMPFSAGRRICIGESLARMELFVFFTTFLQHFRFSPAPGVSEDELDLTPRVGLTLSPSSHKLCAVSCI is encoded by the exons atggAGATATCAGATCTTTTTCTCCAGTCCTCCAGTTCTGTCGCCTTGTTGGGGGCTCTGGTGGTCCTGCTGCTCGTCTacctcgtctcctcctccatcttcagcTCCCAGGAGTACGGGAAGGAACCTCCAGGACCCAGACCGCTTCCCGTGCTCGGaaacctgctgcagctggaccTCAAGAGACCCTACAACACATTGCTGGAG CTGTCCAAGAAATATGGATCAGTGTTCACGGTCTATTTTGGACCCAAGAAAGTGGTGGTCCTGGCTGGATACAAGACAGTGAAGGAGGCGCTTGTCAATCATGCTGAAGAGTTTGGAGACAGAGATCCAATGCAAATTATGCATGATTCTACTCAAGGAAATG GAGTTATATGGTCCAATGGTGATTCGTGGAAAGAGATGAGGCGCTTTGCCTTGACGAACCTGAGAGACTTTGGGATGGGCAAGAAGGCTTGTGAGGACAAAATCATTGAGGAATGTGACTATCTCATTGAAGTGTTTAAGAAATTTAAAG GAGAAGCTTTTGACACGACTCAACCAATAAACTATGCTGTCTCTAATATTATCTGCTCCATTGTTTATGGCAGCAGATTTGAATATGATGATCCAGCGTTTACATCCCTGGTAGATcgaacaaacagaaatattcaaCTTGTGGGCTCCCCGTCAGTACAG GTGTACAACATGTTCCCATTGATCGGTAAATGGTTTGCTGACAGGAAGGAATTCCAGAAATTGAATGCTGCCAATAAGAAACAGAACTTACAGCTGTTCAGTCGTTTGAAGGAGACCCTCAATCCACAGATGTGCAGAGGCTTAGTGGATGCCTTTCTGGTCCGAAAGCAAAATCTGGAG GAATCTGGGATTACAAACAGTCACTTCCACAATGAAAACCTTACGATAACAGTCATGAATCTGTTTGTTGCCGGCACTGATACAACAGCAGCTACACTCAGATGGGGACTTCTGCTGATGGCCAAGTATCCAAAGATACAGG ATCAGGTCCAGGAGGAGCTGAGCAGGGTGATAGGAAGTCGGCAGGTGCAGGTCGAGGACAGGAAGAACCTGCCCTTCACAGACGCGGTCATCCATGAGACTCAGAGACTGGCCAACATCATCCCCATGGCACTTCCTCACAAAACGAGCCAAGACGTCGTCTTCCAGGGTCACTTCATTAAGAAG GGGACCACAGTGTATCCTCTCTTGACATCTGTCCTGTATGATGAGAGTGAGTGGGAGAGGCCACACACCTTTTATCCTGCCCACTTCCTGGACAAAGATGGGAAGTTTGTCACGAGAGATGCCTTCATGCCTTTTTCTGCAG GTCGCAGGATTTGCATTGGAGAAAGTCTGGCCAGGATGGAGCTCTTCGTCTTCTTCACCACCTTCCTGCAACACTTTCGTTTCTCTCCTGCACCTGGAGTTTCAGAGGATGAGCTGGATCTGACTCCACGTGTGGGCCTCACCCTCAGCCCTTCATCCCATAAACTGTGTGCTGTTTCCTGTATATGA
- the LOC122863043 gene encoding cytochrome P450 2K1-like isoform X2: MEISDLFLQSSSSVALLGALVVLLLVYLVSSSIFSSQEYGKEPPGPRPLPVLGNLLQLDLKRPYNTLLELSKKYGSVFTVYFGPKKVVVLAGYKTVKEALVNHAEEFGDRDPMQIMHDSTQGNGVIWSNGDSWKEMRRFALTNLRDFGMGKKACEDKIIEECDYLIEVFKKFKDRTNRNIQLVGSPSVQVYNMFPLIGKWFADRKEFQKLNAANKKQNLQLFSRLKETLNPQMCRGLVDAFLVRKQNLEESGITNSHFHNENLTITVMNLFVAGTDTTAATLRWGLLLMAKYPKIQDQVQEELSRVIGSRQVQVEDRKNLPFTDAVIHETQRLANIIPMALPHKTSQDVVFQGHFIKKGTTVYPLLTSVLYDESEWERPHTFYPAHFLDKDGKFVTRDAFMPFSAGRRICIGESLARMELFVFFTTFLQHFRFSPAPGVSEDELDLTPRVGLTLSPSSHKLCAVSCI; this comes from the exons atggAGATATCAGATCTTTTTCTCCAGTCCTCCAGTTCTGTCGCCTTGTTGGGGGCTCTGGTGGTCCTGCTGCTCGTCTacctcgtctcctcctccatcttcagcTCCCAGGAGTACGGGAAGGAACCTCCAGGACCCAGACCGCTTCCCGTGCTCGGaaacctgctgcagctggaccTCAAGAGACCCTACAACACATTGCTGGAG CTGTCCAAGAAATATGGATCAGTGTTCACGGTCTATTTTGGACCCAAGAAAGTGGTGGTCCTGGCTGGATACAAGACAGTGAAGGAGGCGCTTGTCAATCATGCTGAAGAGTTTGGAGACAGAGATCCAATGCAAATTATGCATGATTCTACTCAAGGAAATG GAGTTATATGGTCCAATGGTGATTCGTGGAAAGAGATGAGGCGCTTTGCCTTGACGAACCTGAGAGACTTTGGGATGGGCAAGAAGGCTTGTGAGGACAAAATCATTGAGGAATGTGACTATCTCATTGAAGTGTTTAAGAAATTTAAAG ATcgaacaaacagaaatattcaaCTTGTGGGCTCCCCGTCAGTACAG GTGTACAACATGTTCCCATTGATCGGTAAATGGTTTGCTGACAGGAAGGAATTCCAGAAATTGAATGCTGCCAATAAGAAACAGAACTTACAGCTGTTCAGTCGTTTGAAGGAGACCCTCAATCCACAGATGTGCAGAGGCTTAGTGGATGCCTTTCTGGTCCGAAAGCAAAATCTGGAG GAATCTGGGATTACAAACAGTCACTTCCACAATGAAAACCTTACGATAACAGTCATGAATCTGTTTGTTGCCGGCACTGATACAACAGCAGCTACACTCAGATGGGGACTTCTGCTGATGGCCAAGTATCCAAAGATACAGG ATCAGGTCCAGGAGGAGCTGAGCAGGGTGATAGGAAGTCGGCAGGTGCAGGTCGAGGACAGGAAGAACCTGCCCTTCACAGACGCGGTCATCCATGAGACTCAGAGACTGGCCAACATCATCCCCATGGCACTTCCTCACAAAACGAGCCAAGACGTCGTCTTCCAGGGTCACTTCATTAAGAAG GGGACCACAGTGTATCCTCTCTTGACATCTGTCCTGTATGATGAGAGTGAGTGGGAGAGGCCACACACCTTTTATCCTGCCCACTTCCTGGACAAAGATGGGAAGTTTGTCACGAGAGATGCCTTCATGCCTTTTTCTGCAG GTCGCAGGATTTGCATTGGAGAAAGTCTGGCCAGGATGGAGCTCTTCGTCTTCTTCACCACCTTCCTGCAACACTTTCGTTTCTCTCCTGCACCTGGAGTTTCAGAGGATGAGCTGGATCTGACTCCACGTGTGGGCCTCACCCTCAGCCCTTCATCCCATAAACTGTGTGCTGTTTCCTGTATATGA
- the LOC122863040 gene encoding cytochrome P450 2K1-like isoform X1 has protein sequence MGILDLFLQSSSSVSLLGALVVLLLVYLVSSFSFSSQEYGKEPPGPRPLPVLGNLLQLDLKRPYNTLLELSKKYGSVFTVYFGPKKVVVLAGYKTVKEALVNYADEFGDRDPMQIVHEFTQGNGVVWSNGDSWKEMRRFALTNLKDFGMGKKACEDKIIEECDYLIEVFKKFKGEAFDTTQPIHYAVSNIICSMVYGSRFEYDDPVFTSLVDRTNRNNQLLGTPSVQMYNMFPWVGKWFAGKKEVQKLFAANRKQNLQLFSRLKETLNPQMSRGFVDAFLVRKQNLEESGITNSHFHNENLLMTVINLFAAGTETTATTLRWGLLLMAKYPKIQDQVQEELSRVIGSRQVQVEDRKNLPFTDVVIHETQRLANIAPMALPHKTSQDIVFQGHFIKKGTTVYPLLTSVLYDESEWERPHTYYPAHFLDKDGKFVKRDAFMPFSAGHRICPGESLARMELFIFFTTLLQRFRFTPAPGVSEDELDLTPRVGLSLNPSPHKLCAVSCM, from the exons atggGGATATTAGATCTTTTTCTCCAGTCCTCCAGTTCTGTCTCCTTGTTGGGGGCTCTGGTGGTCCTGCTTCTCGTCTACCTCGTCTCCTCCTTCAGCTTCAGCTCCCAGGAGTACGGGAAAGAACCTCCAGGACCCAGACCGCTTCCCGTGCTCGGaaacctgctgcagctggaccTCAAGAGACCCTACAACACATTGCTGGAG CTTTCCAAGAAATATGGATCAGTGTTCACTGTCTATTTTGGGCCCAAGAAAGTGGTGGTCCTGGCTGGATACAAGACAGTGAAGGAGGCGCTTGTCAACTATGCTGATGAGTTTGGAGACAGAGATCCAATGCAAATTGTGCATGAATTTACTCAAGGAAATG GGGTTGTATGGTCCAATGGTGATTCGTGGAAAGAGATGAGGCGCTTTGCCTTGACGAACCTGAAAGACTTTGGGATGGGCAAGAAGGCTTGTGAGGACAAAATCATTGAGGAATGTGACTATCTCATTGAAGTGTTTAAGAAATTTAAAG GAGAAGCTTTTGATACGACTCAACCAATACACTATGCTGTCTCTAATATTATCTGCTCCATGGTTTATGGCAGCAGATTTGAATATGATGATCCAGTATTTACATCTCTTGTAGATCgaacaaacagaaacaatcaACTATTGGGGACCCCTTCAGTACAG ATGTACAACATGTTCCCATGGGTTGGCAAATGGTTTGCTGGCAAAAAAGAAGTCCAGAAATTGTTTGCTGCCAATAGGAAACAGAACTTACAGCTGTTCAGTCGTTTGAAGGAGACCCTCAATCCACAGATGAGCAGAGGCTTTGTGGATGCCTTTCTGGTCCGAAAGCAAAATCTGGAG GAATCTGGGATCACCAACAGTCACTTCCACAATGAAAACCTTTTGATGacagttattaatttgtttgcTGCCGGGACCGAAACAACAGCAACTACACTCAGATGGGGACTTCTGCTGATGGCCAAGTATCCAAAAATACAAG ATCAGGTCCAGGAGGAGCTGAGCAGGGTGATAGGAAGTCGTCAGGTGCAGGTCGAGGACAGGAAGAACCTGCCCTTCACAGACGTGGTCATCCATGAGACTCAGAGACTGGCCAACATCGCCCCCATGGCACTTCCTCACAAAACGAGCCAAGACATCGTCTTCCAGGGACACTTCATTAAGAAG GGGACCACAGTGTATCCTCTCTTGACATCTGTCCTGTATGATGAGAGTGAGTGGGAGAGGCCACACACCTATTATCCTGCCCACTTCCTGGACAAAGATGGAAAGTTTGTCAAGCGAGATGCCTTCATGCCTTTTTCTGCAG GTCACAGGATTTGTCCTGGAGAAAGTCTGGCCAG
- the LOC122863040 gene encoding cytochrome P450 2K4-like isoform X4, with product MGILDLFLQSSSSVSLLGALVVLLLVYLVSSFSFSSQEYGKEPPGPRPLPVLGNLLQLDLKRPYNTLLELSKKYGSVFTVYFGPKKVVVLAGYKTVKEALVNYADEFGDRDPMQIVHEFTQGNGVVWSNGDSWKEMRRFALTNLKDFGMGKKACEDKIIEECDYLIEVFKKFKGEAFDTTQPIHYAVSNIICSMVYGSRFEYDDPVFTSLVDRTNRNNQLLGTPSVQMYNMFPWVGKWFAGKKEVQKLFAANRKQNLQLFSRLKETLNPQMSRGFVDAFLVRKQNLEESGITNSHFHNENLLMTVINLFAAGTETTATTLRWGLLLMAKYPKIQDQVQEELSRVIGSRQVQVEDRKNLPFTDVVIHETQRLANIAPMALPHKTSQDIVFQGHFIKKVTGFVLEKVWPGWSSSSSSPPSCSAFVSLLHLEFQRMNWI from the exons atggGGATATTAGATCTTTTTCTCCAGTCCTCCAGTTCTGTCTCCTTGTTGGGGGCTCTGGTGGTCCTGCTTCTCGTCTACCTCGTCTCCTCCTTCAGCTTCAGCTCCCAGGAGTACGGGAAAGAACCTCCAGGACCCAGACCGCTTCCCGTGCTCGGaaacctgctgcagctggaccTCAAGAGACCCTACAACACATTGCTGGAG CTTTCCAAGAAATATGGATCAGTGTTCACTGTCTATTTTGGGCCCAAGAAAGTGGTGGTCCTGGCTGGATACAAGACAGTGAAGGAGGCGCTTGTCAACTATGCTGATGAGTTTGGAGACAGAGATCCAATGCAAATTGTGCATGAATTTACTCAAGGAAATG GGGTTGTATGGTCCAATGGTGATTCGTGGAAAGAGATGAGGCGCTTTGCCTTGACGAACCTGAAAGACTTTGGGATGGGCAAGAAGGCTTGTGAGGACAAAATCATTGAGGAATGTGACTATCTCATTGAAGTGTTTAAGAAATTTAAAG GAGAAGCTTTTGATACGACTCAACCAATACACTATGCTGTCTCTAATATTATCTGCTCCATGGTTTATGGCAGCAGATTTGAATATGATGATCCAGTATTTACATCTCTTGTAGATCgaacaaacagaaacaatcaACTATTGGGGACCCCTTCAGTACAG ATGTACAACATGTTCCCATGGGTTGGCAAATGGTTTGCTGGCAAAAAAGAAGTCCAGAAATTGTTTGCTGCCAATAGGAAACAGAACTTACAGCTGTTCAGTCGTTTGAAGGAGACCCTCAATCCACAGATGAGCAGAGGCTTTGTGGATGCCTTTCTGGTCCGAAAGCAAAATCTGGAG GAATCTGGGATCACCAACAGTCACTTCCACAATGAAAACCTTTTGATGacagttattaatttgtttgcTGCCGGGACCGAAACAACAGCAACTACACTCAGATGGGGACTTCTGCTGATGGCCAAGTATCCAAAAATACAAG ATCAGGTCCAGGAGGAGCTGAGCAGGGTGATAGGAAGTCGTCAGGTGCAGGTCGAGGACAGGAAGAACCTGCCCTTCACAGACGTGGTCATCCATGAGACTCAGAGACTGGCCAACATCGCCCCCATGGCACTTCCTCACAAAACGAGCCAAGACATCGTCTTCCAGGGACACTTCATTAAGAAG GTCACAGGATTTGTCCTGGAGAAAGTCTGGCCAG